The Sesamum indicum cultivar Zhongzhi No. 13 linkage group LG6, S_indicum_v1.0, whole genome shotgun sequence genome has a segment encoding these proteins:
- the LOC105164088 gene encoding dynamin-related protein 4C-like: MSTLFKYGSKVSFPLAYAHNIKMGGGGRSNSSKRKASLLKHENNENPLLSDDSRRKSNRLISSQEQDVEEEEKPMENIQAPIIFSYNDRIRPLLDVVDRLRHLKITEEGIQLPTIVVVGDQSSGKSSVLESLAGISLPRGQGICTRAPLIMRLQNHHNSQPEIFLEYAGTIVHTDEEHIADAITAATVAIAGKGKGISNNPLTLIVKKEGVPDLTMVDLPGITRVPVPGQPEDIYEQISKIIMEFITPEESIILNVLSASVDFSTCESIRMSQRVDKTGQRTLAVVTKADKSPEGLPEKVSGDDVYIGLGYVCVRNRVGDESYEQARVEEARLFENHPLLSRINKSMVGIPVLAQKLVQIQAMIIMKCLPDIVRKINHKLSANVDDLNRLPKNLTSVAEAMASFMCVLGSCKESLRKILVRGELDEYPDEIEMHCTARLAEMLDKFSDELRSKSFERNRKSNFLLEEINVLEENRSIGLPNFSPRAAFLTLLQKKAKEIYNTPFDFVDKIWSYIEEVMDSVLRRHSDNYPQLLSSSKRAAHNVVAKKRKLSVDWVTDIMEMEKLTDYTCNPDYVAAWSKLMAYQGQFMAVVKNPNNPPTFKNDVFGEVNVAHLRGHGKIAEEAFDMKMRITAYWDIVLRRLVDCMALHLNFSVQNLVNKDMEVEFINEVMGPQGDGVKRMLEESPSVAKKRRRLMSSIKLLKESKDVVDNIMDRIATDID, from the coding sequence ATGAGCACTCTTTTTAAGTATGGGTCTAAAGTTTCTTTTCCACTTGCATATGCACACAACATAAAAATGGGTGGTGGAGGTCGTAGCAACAGCTCCAAGAGGAAAGCTAGTTTGCTAAAGCACGAGAACAACGAAAATCCTTTGTTATCAGACGATTCTCGTCGGAAGTCAAATCGCCTGATATCCTCTCAAGAACAAGatgtagaagaagaagaaaaaccaaTGGAAAACATCCAAGCTCCCATAATATTTTCCTACAACGATCGCATTCGCCCATTGCTTGATGTAGTTGATAGGCTGCGCCATCTGAAAATCACAGAAGAAGGCATCCAGTTGCCCACCATTGTGGTGGTTGGCGACCAGTCGTCCGGCAAGTCCAGTGTTCTTGAGTCCCTTGCAGGGATTAGCCTGCCGAGAGGCCAAGGCATTTGTACAAGAGCTCCTCTCATAATGAGACTGCAAAATCATCATAATTCTCAGCCAGAAATTTTCTTGGAGTATGCTGGAACCATAGTGCATACTGATGAGGAACACATTGCTGATGCTATTACTGCTGCAACTGTTGCTATTGCTGGTAAAGGGAAAGGGATTTCAAACAATCCCTTGACGCTGATTGTGAAAAAGGAAGGCGTACCTGATCTTACTATGGTTGATTTGCCTGGAATCACTCGAGTTCCCGTTCCTGGCCAGCCTGAGGATATCTATGAGCAGATTTCCAAGATTATCATGGAGTTCATCACACCAGAAGAGAGTATCATCCTGAATGTTTTATCTGCAAGTGTCGATTTCTCCACTTGTGAGTCCATTAGGATGTCTCAGCGGGTCGACAAGACCGGCCAGAGGACTCTCGCAGTTGTCACAAAAGCTGATAAATCTCCGGAAGGCCTGCCGGAGAAGGTTAGTGGGGATGATGTTTATATAGGGCTGGGTTATGTCTGTGTGAGGAATCGTGTTGGGGATGAATCATACGAGCAAGCACGAGTTGAAGAAGCCCGGCTCTTTGAGAATCACCCTCTTCTATCAAGGATAAACAAGTCCATGGTGGGAATTCCTGTTTTAGCACAGAAGCTGGTGCAGATTCAGGCAATGATTATTATGAAGTGCTTGCCTGACATTGTTAGGAAGATCAACCACAAGCTCTCTGCCAATGTCGACGATCTGAATAGGTTGCCAAAAAATCTCACCTCAGTTGCTGAAGCGATGGCATCATTCATGTGTGTTCTTGGTTCTTGTAAAGAATCCTTGAGGAAGATCCTTGTGAGAGGAGAGTTGGATGAATATCCTGATGAAATCGAGATGCATTGCACGGCTAGACTGGCGGAAATGCTAGACAAATTCTCTGATGAACTGAGATCTAAAAGTTTTGAAAGGAATCGGAAATCCAACTTTTtacttgaagaaattaatgtTTTGGAGGAAAACAGATCCATTGGGCTGCCAAACTTCTCCCCTAGAGCTGCATTCCTTACTTTGCTGCAGAAAAAGGCCAAGGAGATATATAATACtccatttgattttgttgacaAGATATGGAGCTACATAGAAGAAGTAATGGATTCTGTCTTGAGGCGACATTCTGATAATTATCCTCAACTCCTGTCGTCCTCAAAAAGAGCAGCACATAACGTTGTTGCCAAGAAGAGGAAACTATCAGTAGATTGGGTTACTGATATTATGGAGATGGAGAAACTCACTGATTACACTTGTAACCCTGATTACGTGGCTGCATGGAGTAAGCTCATGGCTTATCAGGGCCAGTTCATGGCAGTAGTTAAAAATCCTAATAACCCACCAACTTTTAAGAATGATGTATTTGGAGAAGTCAATGTTGCCCATCTACGTGGTCATGGTAAGATTGCTGAAGAAGCGTTTGACATGAAAATGAGGATAACAGCCTATTGGGATATAGTTCTGAGGAGATTGGTAGACTGCATGGCCTTACACTTGAATTTTAGTGTTCAAAATCTGGTGAACAAAGACATGGAAGTGGAGTTCATCAACGAGGTAATGGGGCCGCAGGGCGATGGCGTGAAGAGGATGTTGGAGGAGTCGCCTTCTGTTGCTAAAAAGCGTAGGAGGCTGATGAGCAGTATCAAGTTGCTCAAGGAGTCCAAGGATGTTGTTGACAATATTATGGACAGAATTGCGACTGATATCGATTAG
- the LOC105164087 gene encoding uncharacterized protein LOC105164087 has product MENDDTINGSSDAAQKLTRHADVGGGQEDANAGNGDEPREPEPSDRRKEILKALAAVERDSAAIAESFSSLFASLRLSLSQATSSTVDHMNCFSDAAGRLQECVLDASTKGNRYINSCLRLNEEMKGMDALATQLKVLRRHVDALDSAVNRIVRIP; this is encoded by the exons ATGGAGAACGACGACACGATTAACGGCAGCTCCGATGCGGCCCAGAAACTCACACGTCATGCGGACGTTGGTGGAGGACAGGAAGACGCAAACGCTGGAAATGGTGATGAGCCGCGCGAGCCGGAGCCGTCTGATCGTCGGAAGGAGATTCTGAAAGCTCTGGCGGCGGTGGAGAGAGATTCCGCTGCGATAGCCGAGAGCTTCTCCTCTCTATTCGCTTCTCTCCGTTTGTCACTCTCCCAG GCTACTAGCTCTACAGTTGATCATATGAACTGCTTCAGTGATGCGGCGGGTCGCCTTCAAGAATGTG TGCTAGATGCATCAACAAAAGGAAATCGGTACATAAATTCTTGTCTAAG attaaatgaagaaatgaaaggAATGGATGCTCTCGCCACACAGCT AAAAGTTCTCAGGAGGCATGTTGATGCACTGGACTCTGCTGTAAATAGAATTGTTCGAATCCCTTGA
- the LOC105164230 gene encoding F-box protein At2g26160-like encodes MPSPKRSPDTETSFDWAELPVELSAAIAKRLVSIRDYISFRGVCESWRSAATFENFDREYPRVPWLMYFNVEEEGKEIAEGTKFLNMSENKTYHTTDFPPGTGAYLSCRGWILYISENMVDVNLTHPVWRIKIELPCLDTFPAYKLEDGVSRFISKMVLSCSPTTKTDLVVMVIWGEGNQLGFSRPGDSSWTVLDSWDDSFCDIIYHNGRLYAVDVRRRVVECDIHGPNPGQILQVFSLPKDHGFSFSNKDLCYFVESSGKFLIVSRHFNDCKTMRFQILELDLMDGSHKEIFKLGKRALFLGFNTSFCLERTASINLKPNCIYFTDHIWRCMHLDTGVYCLFNGRIKDFGGFPGSVHAPPLWVLPSF; translated from the coding sequence atgCCCTCTCCAAAGAGGAGCCCGGATACTGAAACGTCCTTTGATTGGGCAGAACTTCCGGTGGAACTCTCGGCCGCCATTGCCAAACGCTTGGTTTCAATTCGGGACTACATTTCTTTCCGGGGAGTTTGTGAATCTTGGCGATCGGCCGCCACATTTGAGAACTTCGACAGGGAATATCCTCGGGTTCCCTGGCTCATGTACTTTAATGTAGAAGAAGAGGGAAAAGAAATTGCTGAAGGCACCAAGTTCTTGAACATGTCCGAGAACAAGACTTACCATACTACCGATTTCCCTCCGGGCACCGGAGCGTACTTGTCATGTAGGGGATGGATCCTTTATATTTCGGAGAACATGGTTGATGTCAATTTGACCCACCCCGTATGGCGCATTAAAATCGAGCTCCCGTGTTTGGACACTTTTCCAGCATACAAACTTGAAGATGGTGTCTCTCGTTTTATTAGCAAGATGGTTTTGTCATGTAGCCCCACAACCAAGACTGATCTTGTGGTTATGGTGATCTGGGGTGAAGGAAATCAGCTGGGTTTTTCCAGGCCCGGAGACTCCTCTTGGACTGTGTTGGATTCATGGGATGACtcattttgtgatattatttaccataatGGGAGGTTATATGCAGTGGATGTTAGGCGGAGGGTGGTCGAATGTGATATCCATGGCCCAAATCCGGGCCAAATACTGCAGGTTTTCAGCTTGCCAAAGGATCATGGTTTCTCCTTTTCTAATAAAGACTTGTGCTATTTTGTCGAGTCATCTGGGAAGTTTCTGATTGTTTCTCGACACTTCAACGACTGTAAAACCATGAGgtttcaaattcttgaactTGACTTGATGGATGGTAGTCACAAGGAGATTTTTAAGCTGGGGAAGAGGGCCCTGTTCTTGGGTTTTAATACTTCCTTCTGCCTCGAGCGTACTGCTTCGATTAACTTAAAGCCTAATTGTATATACTTCACGGATCATATTTGGCGATGCATGCATTTGGATACTGGTGTCTATTGCTTGTTCAATGGGAGGATCAAAGATTTTGGTGGATTTCCAGGGTCTGTTCATGCTCCACCTCTATGGGTTTTGCCTAGTTTTTGA
- the LOC105164089 gene encoding kinesin-like protein KIN-14J isoform X1 — MDPQSEVHVSENRELDGLSEVRNGNVSGRIEAFNGLAEGYNFSGVLKSKRVHYADIPAFKISELTKLGNLESASSHSLFSTVNRILDECIEKSNQDIPQRVASVLKLVVQEIEQRVTKQADNMRKQSNMYKSREDRYHTKIRALETLATGTTEENEVVMNQLQQMKIQKTKIEEKKKLEEQDLIKLRKEKDICESKILSLNEELNLAKKSYEENLFHLEAKAEESKDKLQKKIRELESLLTDSRKKIKELEDFSESKFLQWKRKEREYKHFIDSQFGSLQELRLASESIKQDVSKINNTFAEEFYHFGLNLQGLIDAAQNYHSVLEENRKLYNEVQDLKGNIRVYCRVRPFLSGQNGRQTTIQYIGDNGELVVINPSKSGKDSHRLFKFNKLFGPAATQEDVFRDTQPLIRSVLDGYNVCIFAYGQTGSGKTYTMSGPNASSVADWGVNYRALNDLFNISQKRHSSIAYEIGVQMVEIYNEQVRDLLCSDSSQKRLGIWNTSQPNGLAVPDASLHTVKSTADVLELMKVGLTNRAVGATALNERSSRSHSILTVHVRGTELETNAILRGCLHLVDLAGSERVDRSEATGDRLREAQHINKSLSALGDVIFALAQKNSHVPYRNSKLTQVLQSSLGGQAKTLMFVQLNPDVESYSETISTLKFAERVSGVELGAAQSNKEGRGVRELMEQVASLKDAVAKKDEEIEQLRLHKPNANDERQGVISPWYGSSSSRRQSLGGVRPNQRLSGRKSTSEKAASDLENSSEYSDKHSEAGSQQSMDEFKHHKEFFLQSRRAVVGGAENFSEDIGLKFDLADGAKNINDDVELFGFGDEDSEERLSDISDGVLSRETETDGSINSIIEYTLFPETPKPTVEITEKLDVPVQLPRPPMKRGQSGTSRLSLSKSSSKIPIPSGSRKSTANSSSALKPPKRWQ, encoded by the exons atgGATCCACAGTCAGAAGTACATGTGAGTGAGAATAGGGAGCTGGATGGCTTAAGTGAAGTTCGTAATGGGAATGTTTCTGGAAGAATAGAAGCTTTTAATGGTCTTGCTGAAG GGTATAACTTCTCTGGTGTCCTTAAATCAAAGCGTGTACATTATGCAGATATCCCTGCTTTTAAGATTTCGGAATTGACGAAATTGGGTAACTTAGAG AGCGCCTCTTCGCACTCTCTTTTCAGTACTGTGAATAGGATTTTGGATGAATGCATTGAGAAATCAAATCAAGACATTCCTCAG CGTGTTGCATCTGTGCTGAAATTAGTTGTGCAAGAAATTGAGCAGCGGGTTACAAAACAAGCTGACAATATGAGGAAG CAAAGCAATATGTACAAGTCTCGTGAGGACAGGTATCATACAAAGATTAGAGCGTTAGAAACCCTTGCTACTGGGACTACTGAAGAAAATGAG GTTGTCATGAACCAGCTTCAGCAGATGAAG ATTCAGAAGACTaaaattgaggaaaaaaagaagCTTGAGGAGCaggatttaattaaactgAGGAAAGAAAAGGACATCTGTGAGAGTAAGATTTTATCGCTAAATGAAGAACTCAATTTAGCCAAAAAATCCTATGAAGAGAATCTCTTTCATTTGGAAGCCAAGGCTGAGGAAAGTAAAGATAAGCTACAGAAAAAAATACGGGAACTTGAGTCCCTTCTGACtgattcaagaaagaaaataaaagagcttGAAGACTTTTCAGAATCAAAGTTTTTACAATGGAAAAGGAAAGAACGGGAATACAAGCACTTCATAGATTCTCAATTTGGGTCCCTACAG GAACTGAGGTTGGCATCTGAGTCCATCAAGCAAGACGTCTCAAAGATCAACAATACATTTGCTGaagaattttatcattttg GTTTAAATCTCCAAGGCTTGATAGATGCTGCTCAAAATTATCACAGCGTGCTTGAAGAAAATCGAAAATTGTATAATGAGGTTCAAGATTTGAAAG GAAACATAAGAGTTTATTGTCGTGTAAGGCCATTCCTCTCGGGACAAAATGGAAGACAAACGACCATACAGTATATCGGCGATAATGGAGAATTGGTTGTTATAAACCCCTCAAAATCAGGAAAAGACAGTCACCGTctattcaaattcaacaagCTCTTTGGTCCTGCAGCCACGCAAG AGGACGTATTTCGAGATACTCAACCATTAATCAGGTCTGTCCTTGATGGGTATAATGTTTGCATATTTGCGTATGGTCAAACTGGCTCAGGGAAAACTTACACTATG AGTGGACCCAATGCATCATCAGTTGCAGATTGGGGGGTCAACTATAGAGCTCTGAATGATCTCTTCAATATCTCTCAGAAACGACATAGCTCCATTGCATATGAAATTGGGGTCCAAATggttgaaatatataatgaacAAGTACGAGACTTACTCTGCTCTGACAGTTCTCAGAAGAG ACTTGGGATATGGAATACTTCCCAACCAAATGGATTAGCTGTGCCTGATGCTAGCTTGCATACTGTTAAATCAACTGCTGATGTATTGGAGCTTATGAAAGTTGGCTTAACAAATCGAGCTGTGGGTGCTACTGCTTTGAATGAAAGAAGCAGCCGGTCTCACAG TATCCTCACTGTTCATGTCCGTGGGACGGAATTGGAGACCAATGCCATTTTGCGTGGTTGTCTGCATTTGGTTGATCTGGCTGGCAGTGAAAGGGTTGACCGCTCTGAAGCAACAGGTGACAGATTGCGTGAAGCACAACACATAAACAAATCCCTATCAGCTTTGGGAGATGTGATCTTTGCGCTGGCACAAAAAAACTCTCATGTGCCATACAGAAATAGCAAATTAACTCAAGTTCTTCAAAGCTCTTTAG GTGGCCAAGCAAAGACTCTTATGTTTGTACAACTCAATCCTGATGTAGAGTCCTATTCGGAGACTATAAGTACCCTAAAATTTGCTGAGAGGGTTTCTGGAGTTGAGTTGGGTGCTGCACAAAGTAATAAGGAGGGTAGGGGTGTCAGAGAACTCATGGAACAG GTTGCTTCTTTAAAGGATGCTGTTGCTAAGAAGGATGAAGAAATAGAGCAGTTAAGGTTACACAAACCTAATGCAAACGACGAAAGACAGGGTGTGATTTCGCCATGGTATGGGTCTTCCTCTTCACGGCGACAATCTCTAGGAGGGGTGCGGCCAAACCAAAGACTTTCCGGAAGGAAAAGCACTTCTGAGAAAGCTGCTTCTGATTTGGAAAATAGCTCTGAGTACAGTGACAAGCATTCTGAGGCTGGTTCACAGCAATCAATGGATGAATTTAAGCATCACAAAGAGTTCTTTCTACAGTCGAGACGTGCTGTTGTTGGTGGTGCTGAAAATTTTTCGGAAGACATtggattaaaatttgatttagcAGATGGagctaaaaatattaacgaTGATGTAGAGCTTTTTGGTTTTGGAGATGAAGATTCTGAAGAGAGACTTAGTGATATATCTGACGGAGTTCTTTCTAGGGAAACGGAAACCGACGGTTCAATCAACAGTATTATAGAGTACACCCTTTTCCCTGAGACACCAAAGCCAACTGTAGAGATCACTGAAAA ACTCGACGTGCCAGTTCAACTTCCAAGACCACCAATGAAGCGGGGTCAATCAGGAACTTCCAGGTTGTCTCTGAGCAAAAGCTCCTCCAAAATTCCAA tccCTTCAGGTTCTAGAAAATCCACAGCCAACAGTTCTTCTGCACTTAAACCTCCCAAAAGGTGGCAGTAA
- the LOC105164089 gene encoding kinesin-like protein KIN-14J isoform X2, whose translation MDPQSEVHVSENRELDGLSEVRNGNVSGRIEAFNGLAEGYNFSGVLKSKRVHYADIPAFKISELTKLGNLESASSHSLFSTVNRILDECIEKSNQDIPQRVASVLKLVVQEIEQRVTKQADNMRKQSNMYKSREDRYHTKIRALETLATGTTEENEVVMNQLQQMKIQKTKIEEKKKLEEQDLIKLRKEKDICESKILSLNEELNLAKKSYEENLFHLEAKAEESKDKLQKKIRELESLLTDSRKKIKELEDFSESKFLQWKRKEREYKHFIDSQFGSLQELRLASESIKQDVSKINNTFAEEFYHFGLNLQGLIDAAQNYHSVLEENRKLYNEVQDLKGNIRVYCRVRPFLSGQNGRQTTIQYIGDNGELVVINPSKSGKDSHRLFKFNKLFGPAATQEDVFRDTQPLIRSVLDGYNVCIFAYGQTGSGKTYTMSGPNASSVADWGVNYRALNDLFNISQKRHSSIAYEIGVQMVEIYNEQVRDLLCSDSSQKRLGIWNTSQPNGLAVPDASLHTVKSTADVLELMKVGLTNRAVGATALNERSSRSHSILTVHVRGTELETNAILRGCLHLVDLAGSERVDRSEATGDRLREAQHINKSLSALGDVIFALAQKNSHVPYRNSKLTQVLQSSLGGQAKTLMFVQLNPDVESYSETISTLKFAERVSGVELGAAQSNKEGRGVRELMEQVASLKDAVAKKDEEIEQLRLHKPNANDERQGVISPWYGSSSSRRQSLGGVRPNQRLSGRKSTSEKAASDLENSSEYSDKHSEAGSQQSMDEFKHHKEFFLQSRRAVVGGAENFSEDIGLKFDLADGAKNINDDVELFGFGDEDSEERLSDISDGVLSRETETDGSINSIIEYTLFPETPKPTVEITEKLDVPVQLPRPPMKRGQSGTSRLSLSKSSSKIPSSRKSTANSSSALKPPKRWQ comes from the exons atgGATCCACAGTCAGAAGTACATGTGAGTGAGAATAGGGAGCTGGATGGCTTAAGTGAAGTTCGTAATGGGAATGTTTCTGGAAGAATAGAAGCTTTTAATGGTCTTGCTGAAG GGTATAACTTCTCTGGTGTCCTTAAATCAAAGCGTGTACATTATGCAGATATCCCTGCTTTTAAGATTTCGGAATTGACGAAATTGGGTAACTTAGAG AGCGCCTCTTCGCACTCTCTTTTCAGTACTGTGAATAGGATTTTGGATGAATGCATTGAGAAATCAAATCAAGACATTCCTCAG CGTGTTGCATCTGTGCTGAAATTAGTTGTGCAAGAAATTGAGCAGCGGGTTACAAAACAAGCTGACAATATGAGGAAG CAAAGCAATATGTACAAGTCTCGTGAGGACAGGTATCATACAAAGATTAGAGCGTTAGAAACCCTTGCTACTGGGACTACTGAAGAAAATGAG GTTGTCATGAACCAGCTTCAGCAGATGAAG ATTCAGAAGACTaaaattgaggaaaaaaagaagCTTGAGGAGCaggatttaattaaactgAGGAAAGAAAAGGACATCTGTGAGAGTAAGATTTTATCGCTAAATGAAGAACTCAATTTAGCCAAAAAATCCTATGAAGAGAATCTCTTTCATTTGGAAGCCAAGGCTGAGGAAAGTAAAGATAAGCTACAGAAAAAAATACGGGAACTTGAGTCCCTTCTGACtgattcaagaaagaaaataaaagagcttGAAGACTTTTCAGAATCAAAGTTTTTACAATGGAAAAGGAAAGAACGGGAATACAAGCACTTCATAGATTCTCAATTTGGGTCCCTACAG GAACTGAGGTTGGCATCTGAGTCCATCAAGCAAGACGTCTCAAAGATCAACAATACATTTGCTGaagaattttatcattttg GTTTAAATCTCCAAGGCTTGATAGATGCTGCTCAAAATTATCACAGCGTGCTTGAAGAAAATCGAAAATTGTATAATGAGGTTCAAGATTTGAAAG GAAACATAAGAGTTTATTGTCGTGTAAGGCCATTCCTCTCGGGACAAAATGGAAGACAAACGACCATACAGTATATCGGCGATAATGGAGAATTGGTTGTTATAAACCCCTCAAAATCAGGAAAAGACAGTCACCGTctattcaaattcaacaagCTCTTTGGTCCTGCAGCCACGCAAG AGGACGTATTTCGAGATACTCAACCATTAATCAGGTCTGTCCTTGATGGGTATAATGTTTGCATATTTGCGTATGGTCAAACTGGCTCAGGGAAAACTTACACTATG AGTGGACCCAATGCATCATCAGTTGCAGATTGGGGGGTCAACTATAGAGCTCTGAATGATCTCTTCAATATCTCTCAGAAACGACATAGCTCCATTGCATATGAAATTGGGGTCCAAATggttgaaatatataatgaacAAGTACGAGACTTACTCTGCTCTGACAGTTCTCAGAAGAG ACTTGGGATATGGAATACTTCCCAACCAAATGGATTAGCTGTGCCTGATGCTAGCTTGCATACTGTTAAATCAACTGCTGATGTATTGGAGCTTATGAAAGTTGGCTTAACAAATCGAGCTGTGGGTGCTACTGCTTTGAATGAAAGAAGCAGCCGGTCTCACAG TATCCTCACTGTTCATGTCCGTGGGACGGAATTGGAGACCAATGCCATTTTGCGTGGTTGTCTGCATTTGGTTGATCTGGCTGGCAGTGAAAGGGTTGACCGCTCTGAAGCAACAGGTGACAGATTGCGTGAAGCACAACACATAAACAAATCCCTATCAGCTTTGGGAGATGTGATCTTTGCGCTGGCACAAAAAAACTCTCATGTGCCATACAGAAATAGCAAATTAACTCAAGTTCTTCAAAGCTCTTTAG GTGGCCAAGCAAAGACTCTTATGTTTGTACAACTCAATCCTGATGTAGAGTCCTATTCGGAGACTATAAGTACCCTAAAATTTGCTGAGAGGGTTTCTGGAGTTGAGTTGGGTGCTGCACAAAGTAATAAGGAGGGTAGGGGTGTCAGAGAACTCATGGAACAG GTTGCTTCTTTAAAGGATGCTGTTGCTAAGAAGGATGAAGAAATAGAGCAGTTAAGGTTACACAAACCTAATGCAAACGACGAAAGACAGGGTGTGATTTCGCCATGGTATGGGTCTTCCTCTTCACGGCGACAATCTCTAGGAGGGGTGCGGCCAAACCAAAGACTTTCCGGAAGGAAAAGCACTTCTGAGAAAGCTGCTTCTGATTTGGAAAATAGCTCTGAGTACAGTGACAAGCATTCTGAGGCTGGTTCACAGCAATCAATGGATGAATTTAAGCATCACAAAGAGTTCTTTCTACAGTCGAGACGTGCTGTTGTTGGTGGTGCTGAAAATTTTTCGGAAGACATtggattaaaatttgatttagcAGATGGagctaaaaatattaacgaTGATGTAGAGCTTTTTGGTTTTGGAGATGAAGATTCTGAAGAGAGACTTAGTGATATATCTGACGGAGTTCTTTCTAGGGAAACGGAAACCGACGGTTCAATCAACAGTATTATAGAGTACACCCTTTTCCCTGAGACACCAAAGCCAACTGTAGAGATCACTGAAAA ACTCGACGTGCCAGTTCAACTTCCAAGACCACCAATGAAGCGGGGTCAATCAGGAACTTCCAGGTTGTCTCTGAGCAAAAGCTCCTCCAAAATTCCAA GTTCTAGAAAATCCACAGCCAACAGTTCTTCTGCACTTAAACCTCCCAAAAGGTGGCAGTAA